AGTGCAAACCCTAGTAAAGATTTTAACGAAGCGCAAGTTAGTGGCATTTTGCTTTGCGGAAAATGTATTTAATACTGTAATTCGCTGAATAAATTATAAAGTGCAACATATTCGCTTGTGCAGAAATTTCGCGCTTCCGCGCCCGATTACCTTCTCCACGCTATCCCGGAGAAACTTATTTACCTGCACCGCTGTCTGTAACACATCGATAAAGCGATTCCGCCGGGAAAATAAGACATGACCTCCGTTTTGTTAATTGAGGACGATCATCGGCTGGCAGGGATGATTATGCCTTACCTTGCGCAGCACGAATTTAATGTGATGCACAGCGCCAGCGCGCCAGACGCTCAGCTGCGCCTGCGGCAGTGTGAATTCGACGTTGTGCTGCTGGATCTGATGCTCGGTGATGCCGACGGTTTGGCGCTCTGCCGGCAGATTCGCAGCCAGTGTCATAATGAGCCCGCCATTATTATGGTGACAGGACGCGGCGATCCGGCGGATCGCATTATCGGATTGGAAGTGGGGGCAGATGATTATCTGCCAAAGCCTTATGAACCGCGCGAACTTCTGGCTCGGATGCGGGCGGTGCTACGACGAATCAAGCCTGGGCGCTTGCTTAACGCAGAGCACGTTATTCGCTCCGGAGCGCTAGAGATCGATACCGCCGCGCGCAGCGTGCTGCTGCATCAACAACCTTGTGCGCTCACCTCGTTGCAGTTCGATCTGCTGGTGGCGCTGGCGCGTCATGCCGGGCGGGTGCTTAATCGGGAACAAATCTGGCAATCGGTGCGCGGTGAAAGTTACGACAGCTTTGATCGCGCAATTGATGTGCATATCGGTCGCATTCGCCAGCTGATTGAAGATGATCCGCGCACGCCGAAACGTATCATCACCGTGCGCGGTGTCGGCTATGTTTTCTCGGCAATGCCGCACGCATGAAGCGCCTCACGGATTTTCCGCTGCATCTGCAAATCTTTTTCGCCTTCAGCTGCGCTCTGTTGATAGTGGTGATCTGTACTATCGTGTTGTGGCTTTGGAACGATGATGACAATCGCCATCTCAACGCCTTCGCCACCTTTTCCGAGCTGGTGGAACAGAATCTACCGCCGGCGGACGCGCCACAGCCGGTGCAAGCGGCAGCCATCGATCGCTGGATGGCGCGCGCCCACACGCGTTTTACCCTGTTTGCCGCCAATGGCGAACGGCTCAGTCGTCCACTCGATCCACCCATTGCATTTCCTTCGCGCACGGTTTACGGCCAATTAGATGATGATTGGTACGGCATGCGTTTTGTCTGGCCGCTAAAAGATAAGCGCGTGTTGGTTACGCAGTTCAGTAGCGACCGCCAGAAACGGCCGTGGCTGTTTATTTTGCTGCTGCTGGGATTAGCCAGCTGCGTAGCGCTGATCTCCTTCCCGGTGATACGGCGTTTAACGGCGCGACTGGAATCACTGCAGCAGAGCGTGGAATCACTCGGTCAGGGAAATCTGACGGCGCGAGTAGCGGTTTCGGGTCGCGACGAGGTGGGACGGCTGGCGGCCAGTTTTAACCGCTCGGCCATGCAAATAGAGCAATTGATCCAGGCGCAAAAATCGATATTGGCGAACGCCTCACACGAACTGCGATCGCCATTGATGCGTATTCAGATGGCGGCCGCGCTGCTGGCGCCAGAGGATTCACCCACGCGCCGCGAACTGCAACGCAGCGTGGGCGAACTGGACGCGCTGGTGGAGGAGATCTTGACCCTCAGCCGTTTAGAGATGGCAACCCGCGCGATTAACGCGGACTTTCATCCCGCCGATATCACGGCGATTGCCGCGGAAGAGTGTGCCGCCGCGCAAGTTGAACTTCAGGCGGAGCATGTGGTGGCCGAAGTCGATGCGCGTTTAATTCGCCGTCTTCTACGTAACCTCATCGAAAATGCGCAGCGCTATGCCGGCAGCGGAATTTGCGTGGTGCTTAAACATACAGAAGAGCGCTGTTTTTTACTTGAGGTGCTTGACCGCGGGCCCGGCATTCCGTGCGCTGAGCGCGAGAGTATTTTTCAGCCGTTTTATCGCCTTGCCCACAGCAGCAGCGGTTATGGCCTTGGCTTAGCGTTAGTGCGTTCGATCACCGAATATCACGCTGGCAGCATTAGCGTACACGATCGGGCAGGGGGCGGAGCCCATTTTTGCGTGTGTCTGCCGCTAGCTGTTACATAACTTTACCGAAGGTAAAAACGGGCGTTACAAGAGGCTGCTGCAATAGGTTTCCTCCTGATTAACTTCTGTAACGGTAAGGATAATGTTGATGCGTTTCACCCTGGCTCAACCTTTCACGCTATTTTGCCTGCTAACGGTTGCCACCTCTGCGGCCTGCGCTGAATCCAGCCAAAATGAATTTTCGGGCTTTATCGGCGGCGGCGTCGGTGTGAAACCGAACTATTCTGGCGCCAAAGAGCATAAAACCGACTTCGTGCCGGCGCTGAAGCTGAAATATGGCCCCTTCTTTGTCGGTGGCGTGGACGATCTGATTGCTCTCGGATGGAACGTTGCCAACACCGATCGATGGACGTTCTCGCTGGGGGTAGGGACGAATATTTCACCGCGTCAGGAGTCTGATGATGCGCACCTAAAAGGGCTGGAGGATATTGATATTACGCCACGCGCTTTCACCTCGGCGGTGTATGAGAATGAATATTTTAAAGGCGGCGTGATCTTAACCCAGGATGTAGGCGGCAATCAGCAGGGATTCAAACTCGCGTCCTATGCGCATTTGCAGTGGCGACCAACGGCGAGCCTGCGTTTTTACACCGGCCCGAGCCTGAGCTGGGCGGATAGCGATTACATGCAGACCCAATATGGCGTGACGGCGGTGCAAGCGGCACGCAGCGGACTGAATCGTTACCATGCCGGTTCAGGTCTGGAGAAGGTGGGCTGGGAAATGGGCATGGAGTATGCGTTAACGCCTGCCTGGCTGATCGGTGCCCGCGTTACGGCGCAGCATCTGGAAAGTCAGGCAGCCGACAGCCCGATCGTCGAGAAATCAGGCCAGGTCAGCGGTGCACTATTTGCGGCGTGGCGATTTTAATCGCCAACACCGTAAGGCCGCCATTCATGGCGTAATGCTCGTCAGTTAAGCGTGAATCGGTCACCATGAATGGCGACCCTACGCGGATATCGCCGGGTTTTCGTAGGGTGCGCATTCATGCGCACCTGCATAAACAGGCATTTTTTTGCTTAAGTGAGCGGCATTACGCCATTCATGGCGACCAGGTAACCCCAGATCTTCAGCCTGGGCCTTCGCTTCCTGCCGCCAGCAGGGGCACGATCACATCGCTTATCGGGGTGGCGATGCCATAGGTTCGGCCATAGCGCTGCACCACGCCGTTGCGGATATCCCACTCCAGCGGGCGATTGGCCTGGCGGTCGGCGAGAATGGACGTGCCCAGATCAGCAGGTGCTTGGTGGAAACGGTCAACAATTTCCTGCGGCACACTGTCGCTCAGCGCTGCCCCGGCAGCGCGCGCCACCGTTAAACACTCCTGTAAATAGGCCAATGCCAGCGCGGTAACATCCTCACGCTGGAACATCCCGGCGCGACGATTCGAAAGCACCATCAGGCCAGCAACGGCGTTTTGCAGCAGTTTGCGCCAGGCGATGGTGAGAAAATCGGCCGAGAGATCGACGCTACAGCGCGTGTCACGCAGCGCCGCAACGACCCGTTCAGCCTGTGGCGTTTCAGGCAGCGTCAGGCGCGGTTTTTCTCGTAGCCACACCGAAGCGTCCGGTTCTCGCTGGGCAGGGAACCACACCACCGAAGGCAGTACCGCTGCGCCGTTGACATAGGGTGCAAGTTGCGTTTTCTGCTCTACGCCGTTCTGCAGGGCGCACACCACGGTATTTTCATCACACAGCGCCGCCAGCCATGCGACGATGTCTGCCACCTGCGTGGTTTTTACGGCCACAAACACCAGATCAAACGGCTGCGCAATGTCAGCCGGATGGGTGAGCACCGGGCCAGGGACAATAATTTTGCCACTGTCGTGACGCAGTTCGAGCTGCGGATGCGCGGTGCGGCCACAGAGGGTCGGCGTGCGGCCAACTTCATGCAGAGCGGCGGCGATGGTGGTGCCAATTGCACCCGGTCCAATGAGGGCAATGCTGGGATTCTCAGACATCTTTTCCAGGCTCCTGATTATCAAATGACAGAGGGTCGCTTCAGCACCGAAGAATAGCGGGTTATGGCGCGCTAATGTTATTTTTTGCGCGGTTGCTGCCACCTGTTTTAACACATCAATGCGGAGGATTTAGTCAGGTGCGCAGTGATGCGCAACAGGCAGACAGCAAACGGAATGATTAATCGTGATAAACCTGGCTGCGGCCGCCATCCACCAGAATATCGGTTGCGTTGATAAAGCGCGCCTCATCTGAAGCGAGAAACAGCGCGGTGTAAGCGACTTCATCTGGTTCACCGATGCGCTTGCAGGGCAGTAATGCCGCCTGGCGTTCACGTTCTGCCTGAGGATCAGGGCAGCTTGCCAGCCAGGCTTCTGCGGCAGGCGTCATGATCAAACCCGGCGACACGCTGTTAACACGTATGCCCCGGCTGGCGTATTCCACCCCCAGCGACCGCGTCATGCCAATCAATCCGTGCTTTGCCACCGGATAGGGGAAAGCGCCTGGAATGATTTTATGTCCGTGTACCGAGGCGACGTTGACAATGTTGCCATAATGCCGCGCCAGCATCCCCGGCAACACGCTGCGGATCAGGTTGTAAGGCCCTTTCAGATTGACCTCCATGCAGCGCTGCCAGTCGTCGTCTTCCAGCCCCAGCGGATCGCGAAATACATTCACGCCTGCGCAGTTGATCAGAATATCGATAGGCCCGAGCGCGTCCTGTGCCTGCACCACCGCACGTTGTACCTGCTGCGGTTGCGTCACGTCCGCCACGCAGGCCATGCACTGTTGTCCAAATGCTTCCTGCAGCTGGGCGGCCAGCGCTGCGGTGGTCTCAGTGTTGAGATCAAACAGAGCTATGCGGGCACCTTCACGCGCAAACAGCCTGGCAATCGCGCTGCCAATCCCGCTGCCCGCGCCGGTGATAATCGCGGTTTTGTTGGTTAAACGTTGTGACATGGGCGCTTCCTTATGAAGATGCCGGTAACACTAGCCAGTCGGCGAAGTGCAGTAGGCTGGCGCCACGTCGCACGCTAATCAGCGGCCAGTTTGCGGTACGCGTCAGTGCCTCGCAGCCCTCGGAGGTCAATAAAAAGGTGTCTTCACTTTTTACGCCGCTGAGCGTGGGATTCCACGCGAGCGCTGTATTGAGCCGTACTTCGCCTTGCGACTCGGACGTTACGATCTCGTCGCGACAGCCATAACCGGCCGGGCCGCCCTGATGATGATCGCGCCAGGCATCGCCCTGACCCTGCTGCTGATAAGCATTTTGAATGGCGTTGAACACCGCAGACCAACTGCGGCCAGGCTGGGTTGCACAGAGAATATCGGCATGGATCTGGCTCAAGGTTTGAAGGCGCTGGCGCAGCGCGGGCGCTGGTTCACCGATATGCACCAGGCGCGTCAGGCTAACGTGCAGGCCATGGCGCTCAGCGCCCAGCGTAATCAGCAGCTGATGCCGCACTATTTTCGCAGTGGGCACCGGATGTTTAAATGCGGCGATACGCTCATCGGCCGCCACTAAGGTGCACATCGGGCGAATGCCGCGCGCCAGGCAAGCCGCAACGATCTGCGCTTCCACCTGCCATTCCGTTACGCCGGCACGCAGTTGGCGCGCCACATCCTCGACAATCTGCGCGGCTTCGCGTCCGAGCGTGCGAAATCTTTGCTGTTCGCTGCTGTTCAGCCCCTGACGCAGCACGATCATCTGCTGCTGAATATCGATTGTCTCGGCAAGCGGCGTATCGCTGCCAAGTTTACCGGGCGGCAGCACGCTATTTAGCGACTGAAACCAGGGATAGCTTTGCGTTTCGCAGGCAAACGGCAGCGGCTCTTCGGCGAGAATGCGCGGCATCTCATTTTCGGGTGCGAGCAGCAGCACCTTATGCGGGGTTACCAGCAGGCTGGCGACGCCGGTTTCGGCGCGTTCAACAACGTAATAGCTGGCACCTTCCGTCAGCCAGGCGATGTTATCGCGCCGGGTGAGCAGCACCGCATCCAGCTGCCAATCGGCCAGCGCCCGCTGCAGCCGCGTCAACTTTTCACTCATCGGCTGTTTCCTTCTGTACGAAATCCTGTGTTTGCATCAGCAATTCTGCGGCGCGGTGCGCGACAGCCATCACGATGGCATTGGTATTGCCGCTAACGATGTTAGGCATCATTGAGGCATCCACCACGCGCAGGCGATTGACCCCGCGCACCCGCAGATCGTCGCTTAGCACCGCTAGCGGATCGTTCGCGTGCCCCATGCGGCAGGTGCCCACCGGGTGATAGCCGGTTTTCACCATGCGTTTACAGTGCTCGACGATAGTTACATCGGAGGTGATTTCTGCACCGGGGAAAATTTCCTGCTGCACCATCTCGCTGATGGGCGTTGCGGCAATCACCTGCCGCGCGAAGCGGAAGCCGGCAATGGTGCGAGCCAAATCATCCGGGTGACCAAATATTTGCGTATCAATGATCGGCAAGCTGCTGGCGCTACCGTCGCGCAGCGTGACTTCGCCGGTGGCTTTGGGGCGCAGCAGCAGCGAATTAACGGTGACGCCGTGGCCAGGGTCGGCGCCCATCACATCGCGATCGAGATATACCGTGGGCACGCAGAACATCTGGATGGTGGGCGTGGCGCTAAAATCGAGCGGATCAAAGAAGGCACAGGTTTCGACGCCGGTGGTGGTGACCGGGCCGGTTTTAAACAGCATGTACTGCAAACCCGCTTTGATCATTGGCCAGCCGCGATCCTGACCGTAATAGCCAAACGCACCTTTGGTGCTGGCGACCACCGGCACTTCATAGTGATCCTGCAAGTTCTTACCAACGCCTGGCAGATGATGACGTAGCGTGATGCCGTGCTTTTTCAGCTGATCCTGTGGGCCAATCCCGGAGAGCATCAGGAGTTTCGGCGTTTGGTAGGCGCCAGCGGCGAGTATGACCTCTTTGCAGGCGCTGGCACGCTGCGGATGCCCCTCCAGCGTGTAGCGGACGCCAGTGGCATTCGCGCCCTCAAACAGGATCTCCTCCACCTGCGCGCCGGTGGCAATCGTTAAGCGTGTGTCCTGGCGCAGCGGGTTGATAAACGCATCTACCACGCTGCAACGCTGACGCGTTTGTCCATTGATGGTGTGCTGCATGAACCCGACGCCAAACGGATTGCCGGTGTTGAAATCCGGCGTGTAAGGGATGCCCAGGCCCTGCATGGTTTTGACGTACGCGCGACTGAGCGGGCTGAAGTGACCCAGATGTGACACTTTCATTGGGCCGCCAACGCCATGATCGGGAGCGCCAAGATGATCGTTATCTTCGATAGCGGTGAAGTGGGGCAGCAGCGCCTCCCACGACCAGTCAATCCCCTGATTGCCCAGCGCGTGATTCCAGTCGGCATAATCCTGACGATGGCCGCGCATATACACCATGGCATTCACCGTCGATCCTCCGCCCAGCACCTTCGCCTGCGGCACAATCACACCGCGTCCGTTCAGCTGGGCTTGCGGCTCGGTTTGATGCATCGTCAGGAACTTGTCGCTGGCGAGGAACTTCATGTAACCCGCCGGCATTTTTAATACCGGATGATATTCATCGCGCCCGGCTTCCAGCAGCAGCACGCGCGCGTTGCCCTCCCTGACCAATCTGGCGGCGACGATACAGCCAGCGCTGCCGCCGCCCACCACAATGTAATCAAACTCTTTCATGTTTTTCTCTTTACTCTGAAGCGACAGAATCAAAACGACGCAGGCGCTGCGCCTCGGGATTGTGCTGCTCGCCGGGATCGAGCGGGCTAAGCAGGAAGCACCACGAAAGCATCGCGCTCACCAGGTACAGCGCGGCATATCCCCAAACCACGCCCGAGGTGCCGAAGAGTGCGTTGAAGGCGCCATAGAGTGCCGGGCCAAAGAAGGTCGAAAGCCCGGCGGCGAAGCAGTAGATCGCCATCGCATTGCCTTTATCTTTTGGCTGACACAGTGAAGAAAACAGTGCTGCGGCAGGGACATAGCCACACAAGGTGATGCCATATAAACAGGCGCAAATCACGCTGAGCACAAAGCTGCCATGGCTCCATTGCGGCACGAAGTACATGAGTAGCATTGAAATACCGGAGCCGAGTCCGCCAAATACCGTCAATACCTTGCGCCAGCCGATGCGATCGCTGATTTTGCCGACGATCGGGTTAAAACTCATGCCAACCAGGCCCATGATCGTGATCAGGCTGAGGTATTCGGTTTGTGTAAAACCGATCTGCTCGGTGAAAAAGCCCGGCAGGAAAATAAAGAAACCAAAGTAGGGCGTGGTGTTAATGATGCGGACCACGGCGGCGGCGGCAATGCGTGGTTCACGCCACAGAATATCAATGCCGCCCATTAGCGTTCGGGCGGTGCCCTGCTGACGATGCTTTTCATCCAGCAGCGATTGATATCCGCTGCGCTCTTTCAGCGCGACGAGCATTACCAACATACCCAGCGCCACCAGCCCCAGCGACAGCCAGAAGGTGGCATATTCGCCAACCCATCTGATCGAGAAGATTGCCACCAGCGAACCCAGCGTCGGCAAGCCGCCGGTAAACGCCAGCCAGAACCAACCGGTTGCTGAGCCGCGCATCTCCGCGGGGGCGGCGGCCTGAATCCACACCAGAAAAGCATAGGCAAACATCGGATAAGCCACGCCGCGCAGGCCGTAAGTTAGCGCCAGCAGCAGTACGCTGTGTGAAGGGAGCGCAATGGCCAGAAACAGGACTTCGAATACAATCCAAATCAAACCGCCCGCCAGCATCACTTTGCGCGGACCAATTAACGTGGAGAGTGAACCGGCCAGCCATGAACCCAGGGTAACGGTCACGCCGTAGAACGCGATCACCGCCGCCGCGATGTTGAGCGAAAAGCCATTTTCATGCAGGTAAGGAGCCAGATAGTTCGATTCGACGCCGTCGCCAATCATAAACAGCAGCACAGCGACGTAGCCCCATGCCAGCGCGGGTGGAATGCCGAGGCGGAGCAGCCACGGATGGTTTGCAGGTGATGTTGTCATTTTAATTTTTCCCTTGAGAGGTCATGATGATTTTTTGTTATTGGGATGAGCACGAACTCTAGAGCAATGGGTGCAAGCAGGATGGTGAGACCATCACAAAAGATAGTAAACGCTGTTTAGTAAACGCGTCTGCTGTGGATGCAGGGAGAGAAAATGAAGCCGGTTGGACTGAACAATTTTCACGTACGCAAACACAATAAGGCCGTGTTTATTGACCTGATGTGGCGCCATAAACAGCTCAGCAAATCGCAGCTGGCCCAGCTCAGTGGATTGACGATCCCCGCTGCCAGTAAAATTTTGCAGGCGCTGCTGGATGAGGGAAAACTTCAGCATTCCCATGCTGTGATGAGCACCCGTGGCAACAGCAACGGCAGTTTTCAACTGCCTTCCGAAGGGCCGTGGACGCTGTGTTTGTGCGTGAAGCCAACCAGTATTGAACGGCAGCTGGCTGATGCGCAGCTCGTGCCGCAAGGCGACTATCAGCAAACCACGATCAACGCTGAGACGCCGGAAGCACTACTCAATGAGATTGAAGCGGTATGGCGGCAAACCTGTAAACAGTGGCCGAAGCGGCGCATTAATCTGGCGTTGGCGGTACATGGCCAGGTCGATCCGGTGACTGGCGTATCACAGCATATGCCGCAGGCCGCGTGGAAGACGCCGCTGCAGATGAAATTTCTGCTGGAGGAGAAGCTTGGCGTTGAAGTCCGCGTCGATAACGACTGCGTGATGCTGGCGCTGGCTGAAAAGTGGCTCAATCGCAACGCGTTGAGTGAGTTCTGCGTCATCAACGTCGATTACGGTATTGGATCGTCCTTCGTGATTAACGGTGAAATCTTTCGCGGCAATCTTTATGGCAGTGGCCAGATCGGCCACACCATTATTGTGCCCAACGGCTTACGCTGCAGCTGCGGACGCCAGGGTTGTCTGGAAACGGTAGCGTCCCTTAGCGCGTTAAAACAGGCTGCTCATCAGCGAGCACCGCAGGCAGCGCAGCCCTCGAGCAAGCAGTTGCTGGCCGCGTGGCAAGCGGGCGAGCCGTGGATCGTGGCGTGGGCGCAGCGTGCAGCAGAGGCGATCGGCATGAGCTTGTATAATTTTCTCAATACGCTGAATATTAACCAGATTTGGTTATATGGACGCAGCTGTACTTTCGGTGAAAATTGGCTGCACAGCATCGTGCAGCAGATTGATTTCAATCCTTTCGATCCGCGCGATGCGCTGAAAAGCAAAGGCACAAATGTGCATTTTGGCCAGTTAGATCGCGCGCGTCAGGTGCTGGGTATCGGTTATTTGTATGTGGAAGCCGATCCCAGCGCGGCCTGAAGGCTGCAAAGCAAGGCCAGTTTATGCAGGTGCGCATGAATGCGCACCCTACGAAAAACCGGCGATATCAACGATCGGCATTAGCCCAGCCATACCTACCTTGCGCTATCACACCTGCGCCATACCGCCATCGACAAACAGTTCGGCGGCATTGATAAAGCTGGATGCATCAGACGCCAAAAACGCCACCACTTTGCCGATCTCTTCCGCTTCCCCCAGGCGACCCAACGGCACCTGTGCCGCTAGCGCATCAAACAATCCCTGACGCTGATCTTCGCTCACCAAGCCACCTAAGCCTGGCGTGCGCACCGGTCCTGGGCTGACAACGTTAACGCGAATGCCGCGATCTTTCACGTCCAGCGCCCACGAGCGGGCAAAGTTGCGTACTGCCGCTTTACTGGCGCTGTAGACGCTGAAACCGGCAGTGCCCTGAACCGAAGTGGTGGAGGAGGTGAGGATCACCGAGGCGTGGTCGCTGAGCAGCGGCAGCGCCTTTTGCACCGTGAACAGTACGCCGCGAACGTTGGTGCCAAAAATGCGGTCAAAATGCTCTTCGGTGATGGCACCGAGCGGCAACATATCGCCGCCGCCCGCGTTGGCAAAAAGTATATCCAGCCGCCCCGCCTGTTGGGCGATTTCTGCATACACATTATCGAGGTCGCTCAGCAGTGAAGCATCAGCGCGAATGCCGGTGGCGCTGGCACCGATGCGGGCCACCGCCGCATCAAGCTCCGCCTGACGACGTCCGGTGATAAATACGCGGGCGCCTTGTGCCGCTAACTCTTGCGCTGATGCTAAACCGATACCCGTGGTGCCGCCGGTTACCAGTGCGATTTTACCGTTAAGCGTATTCATGTGTACTTCTCCAAATGTAATGGGGTTGAGATGACTGCGTTGCAGTGCATGAGAAGCACTCTATTCCTGCTGAGTTTGGTGATAAATGGTGTAAAATCGAAAGGACTATTTCTGTAGGTGGATAATGCGGGCTTGAGGAAAACGGCGTGGATCAGTTAATGGCAATACGCGCGTTTGCACGCGTAGTAGAAGCAGGCAATTTTACCCGTGCGGCAGATTCACTGGATATGCCCAACGCCACGCTCAGCAAGCTGGTGCAGGAGTTGGAAGCGCATCTTGGCATTCTCCTGCTGCAGCGCACCACGCGACGCGTTACGGTGACGCCCGAAGGGCGCGACTATTACGAAAAGGCGCTGCGCATCGTGCGTGATTTGGAAGATATCGACCACTCTTTCAACGCGGAAAGCGTTAAACCCAGCGGCTATTTGCGTATCGACATTGGCGGATCCACCGCGCGCGATGTATTAATTCCTTTGTTGCCGGATTTTATCGCACGCTATCCGGAAATCCGCCTTGATCTTGGCGTCTCAGACCGTGCAGTAGATTTAATCAGTGGCAATGTCGATTGCGTCATTCGTGGCGGTCCGCTGAGTGATTCTTCGCTGGTGGCGCGACATTTGGGCGATGCTGAGCTCATCACCTGCGCCGCGCCCGCGTATCTGAAAACGTATGGCGTGCCGGCTTATCCGCAGGAGCTACGCAACGGTCATCGGCTGGTCAGCTATTTATCGCCACAAAGTGGCCGGGCGTTTCCGTTTCGCTTTGCGCGTGATGAGGACGTGTTGGAAATCAAGGCTGCACATCGCATTGGTGTGAATGAAAGCAATGCACATCTGGCAACGGCGGTGGCGGGATTGGGGATTATTCAGACCTTCCGCTATGCGGCAGCAGCCGATCTGGAAGCGGGACGCTTAGTCGAGATACTTGCCGCATGGCAACCGGCAAGATACCCATTTCACGTGGTTTATCCGCAAAATCGGCATCTTACGCAGCGCCTACGGGTGTTTATCGAATGGTTACGCGACGTGTTTCCCGCACGGCTATTAGCAACAAAACGGTCGCCATAAAGGCGACCGTCATTGATGTCGTAGGGCGAATCAAACGCTGCAGACGTTATAGCGTACCGGTACCACCATCCGAGCACCACACTTGTCCGGAGGTGAAGCTGTTATTCACCTGCGCAAAGGTCACATACAGCGGGGCGATCTCAGCCGGTTGTCCAGGGCGACCCAGCGGGGCCGATTCACCAAACTTCTCAACTTTCTCTTGCGGCTGGCCGCCGCAAACCTGCAGCGCAGTCCAGTATGGACCCGGGGCGACCGCGTTGACGCGGATTTTATCTTTGCCCAGCTGTTGCGCCAGCGCTTTAGTAAAGGCAACGATTGAGGCTTTGGTCTGGGCATAATCCAGCAAAATCGCGCTCGGTTGGTAAGCCTGAACCGAGGAGGTATTGATGATGGAAGATCCTGCAGGCAAATATTCCAGCGCCGCTTTGGTGATCCAGAACATCGCGTAGACGTTAGTTTTGAACGTCGCATCAAAATCTTCGGTGGAAAGGGTACGGATTGACTCATTAAACTGTTGGCGACC
The sequence above is a segment of the Candidatus Pantoea floridensis genome. Coding sequences within it:
- a CDS encoding MipA/OmpV family protein → MRFTLAQPFTLFCLLTVATSAACAESSQNEFSGFIGGGVGVKPNYSGAKEHKTDFVPALKLKYGPFFVGGVDDLIALGWNVANTDRWTFSLGVGTNISPRQESDDAHLKGLEDIDITPRAFTSAVYENEYFKGGVILTQDVGGNQQGFKLASYAHLQWRPTASLRFYTGPSLSWADSDYMQTQYGVTAVQAARSGLNRYHAGSGLEKVGWEMGMEYALTPAWLIGARVTAQHLESQAADSPIVEKSGQVSGALFAAWRF
- a CDS encoding oxidoreductase, whose product is MSENPSIALIGPGAIGTTIAAALHEVGRTPTLCGRTAHPQLELRHDSGKIIVPGPVLTHPADIAQPFDLVFVAVKTTQVADIVAWLAALCDENTVVCALQNGVEQKTQLAPYVNGAAVLPSVVWFPAQREPDASVWLREKPRLTLPETPQAERVVAALRDTRCSVDLSADFLTIAWRKLLQNAVAGLMVLSNRRAGMFQREDVTALALAYLQECLTVARAAGAALSDSVPQEIVDRFHQAPADLGTSILADRQANRPLEWDIRNGVVQRYGRTYGIATPISDVIVPLLAAGSEGPG
- a CDS encoding M24 family metallopeptidase — encoded protein: MSEKLTRLQRALADWQLDAVLLTRRDNIAWLTEGASYYVVERAETGVASLLVTPHKVLLLAPENEMPRILAEEPLPFACETQSYPWFQSLNSVLPPGKLGSDTPLAETIDIQQQMIVLRQGLNSSEQQRFRTLGREAAQIVEDVARQLRAGVTEWQVEAQIVAACLARGIRPMCTLVAADERIAAFKHPVPTAKIVRHQLLITLGAERHGLHVSLTRLVHIGEPAPALRQRLQTLSQIHADILCATQPGRSWSAVFNAIQNAYQQQGQGDAWRDHHQGGPAGYGCRDEIVTSESQGEVRLNTALAWNPTLSGVKSEDTFLLTSEGCEALTRTANWPLISVRRGASLLHFADWLVLPASS
- a CDS encoding GMC family oxidoreductase, encoding MKEFDYIVVGGGSAGCIVAARLVREGNARVLLLEAGRDEYHPVLKMPAGYMKFLASDKFLTMHQTEPQAQLNGRGVIVPQAKVLGGGSTVNAMVYMRGHRQDYADWNHALGNQGIDWSWEALLPHFTAIEDNDHLGAPDHGVGGPMKVSHLGHFSPLSRAYVKTMQGLGIPYTPDFNTGNPFGVGFMQHTINGQTRQRCSVVDAFINPLRQDTRLTIATGAQVEEILFEGANATGVRYTLEGHPQRASACKEVILAAGAYQTPKLLMLSGIGPQDQLKKHGITLRHHLPGVGKNLQDHYEVPVVASTKGAFGYYGQDRGWPMIKAGLQYMLFKTGPVTTTGVETCAFFDPLDFSATPTIQMFCVPTVYLDRDVMGADPGHGVTVNSLLLRPKATGEVTLRDGSASSLPIIDTQIFGHPDDLARTIAGFRFARQVIAATPISEMVQQEIFPGAEITSDVTIVEHCKRMVKTGYHPVGTCRMGHANDPLAVLSDDLRVRGVNRLRVVDASMMPNIVSGNTNAIVMAVAHRAAELLMQTQDFVQKETADE
- a CDS encoding SDR family oxidoreductase, which produces MSQRLTNKTAIITGAGSGIGSAIARLFAREGARIALFDLNTETTAALAAQLQEAFGQQCMACVADVTQPQQVQRAVVQAQDALGPIDILINCAGVNVFRDPLGLEDDDWQRCMEVNLKGPYNLIRSVLPGMLARHYGNIVNVASVHGHKIIPGAFPYPVAKHGLIGMTRSLGVEYASRGIRVNSVSPGLIMTPAAEAWLASCPDPQAERERQAALLPCKRIGEPDEVAYTALFLASDEARFINATDILVDGGRSQVYHD
- a CDS encoding HAMP domain-containing sensor histidine kinase translates to MKRLTDFPLHLQIFFAFSCALLIVVICTIVLWLWNDDDNRHLNAFATFSELVEQNLPPADAPQPVQAAAIDRWMARAHTRFTLFAANGERLSRPLDPPIAFPSRTVYGQLDDDWYGMRFVWPLKDKRVLVTQFSSDRQKRPWLFILLLLGLASCVALISFPVIRRLTARLESLQQSVESLGQGNLTARVAVSGRDEVGRLAASFNRSAMQIEQLIQAQKSILANASHELRSPLMRIQMAAALLAPEDSPTRRELQRSVGELDALVEEILTLSRLEMATRAINADFHPADITAIAAEECAAAQVELQAEHVVAEVDARLIRRLLRNLIENAQRYAGSGICVVLKHTEERCFLLEVLDRGPGIPCAERESIFQPFYRLAHSSSGYGLGLALVRSITEYHAGSISVHDRAGGGAHFCVCLPLAVT
- a CDS encoding winged helix-turn-helix domain-containing protein: MTSVLLIEDDHRLAGMIMPYLAQHEFNVMHSASAPDAQLRLRQCEFDVVLLDLMLGDADGLALCRQIRSQCHNEPAIIMVTGRGDPADRIIGLEVGADDYLPKPYEPRELLARMRAVLRRIKPGRLLNAEHVIRSGALEIDTAARSVLLHQQPCALTSLQFDLLVALARHAGRVLNREQIWQSVRGESYDSFDRAIDVHIGRIRQLIEDDPRTPKRIITVRGVGYVFSAMPHA